One part of the Quercus lobata isolate SW786 chromosome 7, ValleyOak3.0 Primary Assembly, whole genome shotgun sequence genome encodes these proteins:
- the LOC115952995 gene encoding receptor-like cytoplasmic kinase 176 yields MGACWSNGIKAVTPSLTGFNSKNVSRDGSGMSNSSSKFSYSASMPMTPRSEGEILQATNLKSFAFTELKMATRNFRPDSVVGEGGFGSVFKGWIDEHSMTATKPGTGMMIAVKRLNQEGLQGHKEWLAEINYLGQLHHPHLVKLIGYCLEDEHRLLVYEFMPKGSMENHLFRRGSHFQPLSWSLRMKVALSAAKGLAFLHNAESQVIYRDFKTSNILLDSNYNAKLSDFGLARDGPTGDKSHVSTRVLGTYGYAAPEYLATGHLTAKSDVYSFGVVLLEMLSGRRAIDKNRPSGQHNLVEWAKPYLNSKRRIFRVLDSRLEGQYSLGRAQKAASLALQCINVEPKNRPNMDEVVTALEELQDLKDTTRSTQKEHRANVHSHSNGVTKSCRSTAEGASRLTVYPRPSASPLYA; encoded by the exons ATGGGGGCTTGCTGGAGCAATGGGATTAAAGCTGTGACTCCTTCTCTCACAG GGTTTAATTCAAAGAATGTGAGCAGAGATGGGAGTGGCATGAGCAATTCGAGTAGCAAGTTCTCCTATTCCGCTTCTATGCCAATGACTCCTAGGAGTGAGGGTGAGATCTTGCAGGCAACCAATTTGAAGAGCTTTGCCTTCACTGAGCTGAAAATGGCCACAAGAAACTTCCGCCCAGATAGTGTAGTAGGAGAGGGTGGGTTTGGTTCTGTTTTTAAAGGGTGGATTGATGAACATTCGATGACAGCTACCAAGCCAGGGACTGGCATGATGATTGCCGTGAAGAGGCTCAACCAAGAAGGGCTTCAGGGTCACAAGGAATGGTTG GCAGAAATCAATTATCTCGGGCAGCTGCATCATCCTCATCTTGTGAAGTTGATTGGTTACTGCTTAGAAGATGAGCATCGGCTTCTGGTATATGAGTTCATGCCTAAGGGTAGCATGGAAAATCATCTGTTTAGAA GGGGGTCTCACTTCCAGCCACTATCTTGGAGCCTCCGAATGAAAGTTGCTCTTAGTGCTGCAAAGGGACTTGCTTTTCTTCACAATGCTGAATCACAAGTCATATACCGTGACTTCAAGACTTCAAATATCCTCCTTGATTCA AATTACAATGCAAAACTCTCTGATTTTGGGCTGGCCAGGGATGGGCCAACTGGTGATAAGAGCCATGTGTCTACTAGAGTTTTGGGAACTTACGGATATGCTGCACCAGAGTATCTAGCCACAG GTCATCTGACTGCCAAAAGTGATGTTTATAGCTTTGGAGTTGTACTTCTAGAAATGTTATCTGGTCGTCGAGCTATAGACAAGAATCGGCCATCTGGACAACACAACTTGGTGGAGTGGGCAAAACCTTACCTGAACAGTAAACGCAGAATATTTCGTGTACTGGATTCCCGTCTCGAGGGCCAGTACTCACTGGGTCGGGCCCAAAAGGCAGCTAGCCTTGCACTTCAATGCATCAATGTAGAACCTAAGAACAGGCCCAACATGGACGAGGTGGTAACAGCATTGGAGGAGCTTCAGGACTTGAAGGACACAACAAGAAGTACTCAAAAGGAGCATCGTGCAAATGTTCATAGCCATTCCAATGGTGTGACTAAGTCATGCAGAAGTACTGCAGAAGGGGCTTCTAGATTGACTGTTTACCCAAGGCCTTCTGCTTCTCCTCTCTATGCTTAA
- the LOC115952161 gene encoding 16 kDa phloem protein 1-like — protein sequence MASGILEVVLVDCKGIREKEFLVKMNPFVVIRYGNQECKSSVAGGEGKKPVWNEKFMFNAEYPGGEDHKYKLTFHIMDKHKISDDVFVGETTIYVKDVVSLGVETGKAELRRGKYRVVLLDKTYAGEICVAVNFASNV from the exons ATGGCAAGTGGTATTCTGGAGGTTGTGCTGGTTGATTGCAAAGGCATTCGAGAGAAAGAATTCTTgg TGAAAATGAATCCATTCGTTGTGATTCGATATGGAAATCAAGAGTGTAAGAGCAGCGTGGCTGGAG GGGAAGGAAAGAAACCAGTATGGAACGAGAAATTTATGTTCAACGCTGAGTACCCGGGTGGTGAAGATCACAAATATAAGCTTACTTTTCATATCATGGACAAGCACAAGATCTCTGATGATGTTTTTGTTGGCGAAACCAc AATATATGTTAAGGATGTTGTGTCGCTAGGGGTGGAAACAGGAAAGGCTGAACTTCGTCGAGGCAAGTATAGGGTTGTCCTTCTCGACAAGACTTATGCCGGAGAGATTTGTGTTGCAGTAAATTTCGCTTCAAATGTCTAA